From Haloglomus litoreum, the proteins below share one genomic window:
- a CDS encoding GNAT family N-acetyltransferase, giving the protein MSGDPTIRRATEADAAAIERVARDAWHAAYDDELGADRVEETVDAWFDPGRLVDDDIGDPERSVFVAEIDGGVVGFAELVPDDDEDARCHLYRIYVASAHWGRGVGGALLDRAEAAARERGFERLELSVMAANERAVRFYEAHGFDRIGSTHDDAMGVQVHEYEQRL; this is encoded by the coding sequence GTGAGCGGGGACCCGACGATCAGGCGGGCGACCGAGGCCGACGCGGCCGCCATCGAGCGGGTCGCACGCGACGCGTGGCACGCGGCCTACGACGACGAACTGGGCGCCGACCGGGTCGAGGAGACCGTCGACGCCTGGTTCGACCCCGGGCGGCTGGTCGACGACGATATCGGTGACCCCGAGCGCTCCGTCTTCGTGGCGGAGATCGACGGAGGGGTGGTGGGATTCGCCGAACTGGTCCCCGATGACGACGAGGACGCGCGCTGTCACCTCTACCGCATCTACGTGGCCTCCGCCCACTGGGGGCGTGGCGTCGGCGGGGCGCTCCTCGACCGGGCCGAGGCGGCTGCCCGAGAGCGGGGCTTCGAGCGGCTCGAACTGTCGGTCATGGCGGCCAACGAGCGGGCGGTCCGGTTCTACGAGGCACACGGCTTCGACCGCATCGGGTCCACCCATGACGACGCCATGGGTGTCCAGGTACACGAGTACGAGCAGCGGCTGTGA